A window from Streptomyces sp. NBC_00299 encodes these proteins:
- a CDS encoding neutral zinc metallopeptidase yields the protein MSREFWLRVCMTAAIAPLLFVTTGHTYGAPAKAVDARAVGVKAVDTMEQDIDTAVQGVDAFWTRHWPEYFTGTYASPDVLGLYDGTSADVPTCGGEQLEAGNAAYCRPEDYLAWDVGLMREGYSTGDAYVYFIVAHEWGHAIQNRLNSQLQEVAGELQADCIAGAELQGAQNDETIVFEEGDAKELIEAIHSVSDELPWTAEGDHGNADQRSNAFIRGLEGGVDACLPLTAQ from the coding sequence ATGAGCAGGGAATTCTGGCTGCGTGTATGCATGACGGCAGCGATCGCTCCGCTGCTGTTCGTCACCACTGGACACACATACGGCGCCCCTGCAAAAGCGGTCGACGCAAGAGCGGTCGGGGTAAAAGCGGTCGACACAATGGAGCAGGACATAGATACGGCGGTGCAAGGCGTCGACGCATTCTGGACCAGGCACTGGCCCGAATACTTCACCGGTACCTATGCGTCCCCCGACGTGCTGGGCCTGTACGACGGTACCTCCGCAGACGTCCCCACCTGCGGCGGGGAGCAACTGGAGGCGGGCAACGCGGCCTATTGCCGGCCGGAGGACTACCTGGCGTGGGACGTCGGACTCATGCGCGAGGGTTATTCGACCGGCGATGCCTATGTGTACTTCATCGTGGCGCACGAGTGGGGGCACGCCATACAAAACCGCTTGAACAGCCAACTGCAAGAAGTCGCCGGCGAACTACAGGCCGACTGCATCGCGGGAGCAGAGCTCCAAGGCGCCCAGAACGACGAAACAATTGTGTTCGAAGAAGGCGACGCCAAAGAGTTGATAGAGGCCATCCACAGCGTTTCCGACGAACTCCCCTGGACCGCGGAGGGGGACCACGGGAACGCCGATCAGCGGAGCAACGCCTTCATCAGAGGGCTGGAAGGCGGAGTTGACGCCTGCTTGCCCCTGACGGCCCAGTGA
- a CDS encoding LPXTG cell wall anchor domain-containing protein produces the protein MRQRIRPSHIRHSAALVTAAAAVAALPAVVAPAAYAEEGDPSLVISTLPSASPKPGEVYDENVIITNKGTAAADGVTFRIRLTRGLDFPAAVEGCTYSTVGDKVRQALCELDTVIEPGASVETPVRFKALPHALMEAVEYGTSATGEAPGEGFDDSNRRLTLTADSTADLVAVGEDTEALAGDKQSITVQLRNDGPGWIQNQESDDQPALMVRIPKGTTTTEVPEDCAPFGIDGPSGPGGTPGKSTYVCWPADHTIEAGESLSFTFMLKIGEDTRTTTGEVKATSVYDIHPAFDKNPANDKAQIRIAIPTDYEPGPATSGGSSTGGGSTDGGSTTAGNGNDPEGQSTGGNGSTGGTGSTSSGTSTGGSTGSVDGNLASTGSDGTPLIAGTAAAVAALGGALVLAVRRRRAVGKSS, from the coding sequence GTGCGCCAGCGCATCCGCCCCTCGCACATCCGTCACTCGGCGGCCCTCGTGACCGCTGCCGCCGCCGTCGCGGCGCTGCCCGCAGTCGTCGCCCCCGCGGCGTATGCCGAGGAGGGTGACCCCTCCCTGGTGATCTCGACTCTGCCGAGTGCGTCTCCCAAGCCGGGCGAGGTGTACGACGAGAACGTCATCATCACCAACAAGGGCACGGCGGCCGCGGACGGCGTCACCTTCCGGATCCGGCTGACCCGGGGGCTCGACTTCCCGGCGGCCGTCGAGGGCTGCACCTACTCGACCGTCGGGGACAAGGTCAGGCAGGCGCTGTGCGAGCTCGACACCGTCATCGAACCCGGCGCCTCGGTCGAGACGCCCGTACGGTTCAAGGCGCTGCCCCACGCCCTGATGGAGGCGGTCGAGTACGGCACCTCAGCCACCGGTGAGGCCCCGGGCGAAGGGTTCGACGACAGCAACCGGCGCCTGACCCTGACCGCGGACAGCACCGCCGACCTCGTCGCCGTCGGTGAGGACACGGAGGCCCTCGCGGGCGACAAGCAGTCCATCACGGTGCAGCTCCGCAATGACGGCCCCGGCTGGATCCAGAACCAGGAGAGCGACGACCAGCCGGCGCTCATGGTGCGGATCCCGAAGGGCACGACCACCACCGAAGTGCCTGAGGACTGCGCGCCGTTCGGCATCGACGGTCCGTCCGGGCCCGGAGGGACGCCGGGCAAGTCCACGTACGTCTGCTGGCCGGCCGACCACACCATCGAGGCCGGCGAGTCCCTCTCCTTCACCTTCATGCTGAAGATCGGGGAGGACACCCGGACCACCACCGGTGAGGTGAAGGCGACTTCCGTCTACGACATCCACCCGGCCTTCGACAAGAACCCCGCCAACGACAAGGCCCAGATCCGCATAGCCATCCCGACCGACTACGAGCCCGGCCCGGCCACCTCCGGCGGCTCCTCCACCGGCGGCGGATCCACGGACGGCGGCTCCACCACGGCCGGCAACGGCAACGACCCCGAGGGACAGTCCACCGGCGGCAACGGGAGCACGGGCGGCACCGGCTCCACGTCGTCCGGCACCTCGACGGGCGGCTCCACCGGATCCGTCGACGGCAACCTGGCGAGCACCGGCTCCGACGGCACCCCGCTCATCGCCGGCACCGCAGCCGCCGTGGCGGCACTCGGCGGTGCCCTGGTCCTGGCCGTACGCCGTCGCCGCGCCGTCGGCAAGTCCTCCTGA
- a CDS encoding type II toxin-antitoxin system death-on-curing family toxin encodes MFGTSAYDDLHEQAVAVLHAIATNHPFVDGNKRTAWLATATFLALNGVDLTGVDQGVAYALVIDVASGDEEDIAVLAGRLRRL; translated from the coding sequence GTGTTCGGTACCTCGGCCTACGACGACCTCCACGAGCAGGCCGTAGCAGTGCTGCATGCCATCGCCACCAACCACCCCTTCGTCGACGGCAACAAGCGCACCGCCTGGCTCGCCACCGCCACCTTCCTCGCCCTCAACGGCGTCGACCTCACCGGTGTCGATCAGGGCGTGGCGTACGCGCTGGTCATCGATGTCGCCTCCGGTGACGAGGAGGACATCGCCGTGCTCGCGGGCCGGCTGCGGCGGTTGTGA
- a CDS encoding SUKH-4 family immunity protein — protein sequence MSTTITTHAGDTAIILSEAALDPHVTHASTRRWLTGPGLPGDSGVLSFAELCRDGLRTVADSTGDPAGRLAAELRDQLVIGGLLGPGGLETESVLLDGATGEVSTAYFLHDRPDLMDRRALAPSLRTLVRFAEATDELAGLRGQFASYVGRYGPQAVADASRHLLAVFDEGADGEPAPFWRMAALIRPLALVAGRAGHSGLALDLPRRLLDQEFGQGKVVRFEEVDFPATLTHEPTRRFLREVGLPENGFLFCLDTDVPLQTLAEYYSDDEWSAELPLGAGHLIRLGHLVEDNSLVIDGATGAVLNWSEPEARLFPLNTDVSTLAFTLWLLHREQAIDEQSGHALTTDTYDQLAMTMLQVLSTVDPTGIRAAGGDGRHYWTEVFKDESSGVLESVGGVW from the coding sequence ATGAGCACGACGATCACGACGCACGCCGGTGATACGGCGATCATTCTGAGCGAGGCCGCGCTGGATCCGCACGTCACGCACGCGTCGACGCGGCGCTGGCTGACCGGACCCGGACTGCCCGGCGACAGCGGCGTGTTGAGCTTCGCCGAGCTGTGCCGGGACGGCCTGCGGACGGTGGCGGACTCGACGGGCGATCCGGCGGGCCGGCTCGCGGCGGAGCTGCGCGACCAGCTGGTGATAGGCGGACTGCTGGGCCCCGGCGGCCTGGAGACGGAATCGGTCCTGCTGGACGGCGCGACGGGCGAGGTCTCCACGGCGTACTTCCTGCACGACCGCCCCGACCTGATGGACCGTCGTGCGCTGGCGCCGTCGCTGCGGACGCTGGTCCGGTTCGCCGAGGCGACGGACGAACTGGCGGGCCTGCGCGGCCAGTTCGCCTCCTACGTCGGGCGCTACGGCCCGCAGGCGGTGGCGGACGCGTCCCGGCATCTGCTGGCGGTGTTCGACGAGGGCGCGGACGGCGAGCCGGCGCCGTTCTGGAGGATGGCCGCCCTGATCCGCCCCCTGGCGCTCGTGGCGGGCCGTGCCGGGCATTCGGGCCTCGCCCTGGACCTGCCCCGGCGCCTCCTGGACCAGGAGTTCGGGCAGGGCAAGGTGGTGCGCTTCGAGGAGGTCGACTTCCCCGCCACGCTCACGCACGAGCCGACGCGCCGCTTCCTTCGTGAGGTGGGCCTGCCGGAGAACGGCTTCCTGTTCTGCCTCGACACCGATGTGCCACTGCAGACGCTGGCCGAGTACTACTCCGACGACGAGTGGTCGGCGGAACTGCCCCTCGGGGCCGGCCACTTGATTCGCCTCGGCCATCTCGTGGAGGACAACAGCCTGGTCATCGACGGCGCGACGGGCGCGGTCCTGAACTGGAGCGAGCCCGAGGCGAGGCTCTTCCCCCTGAACACGGACGTGTCCACCCTCGCCTTCACGCTCTGGCTGCTGCACCGCGAGCAGGCGATCGACGAGCAGTCGGGCCACGCACTGACGACCGACACCTACGACCAGCTGGCCATGACCATGCTCCAGGTCCTGTCGACGGTCGACCCGACCGGCATCAGGGCTGCGGGCGGGGACGGCCGGCACTACTGGACCGAGGTGTTCAAGGACGAGTCGAGCGGGGTGCTGGAGTCGGTGGGCGGGGTGTGGTGA
- a CDS encoding MFS transporter produces MTALEPRDAGVAKRSDVPPVPESEGTVLSRDYRALSIGIVSVVLLIAFEATAVGTAMPVAARELDGVSLYAFAFSGYFTTSLFGMVLAGQWSDRRGPLGALTAGIASFGAGLLLAGTAGAMWLFILGRAVQGLGGGLVIVALYVVVGRAYPERLRPAIMAAFAASWVVPSIVGPLAAGAVTEQLGWRWVFVGIPVLVVFPLALALPQIRRRAGGPVDASARGTSFDRRRIRLALGISLGAGLLQYAAQDLRWLSLVPGVAGAALLVPAVLGLLPRGTYRAARGLPSVVLLRGVAAGSFIAAESFVPLMLVTQRGLSPTLAGFSLAAGGGTWALGSWMQSRPRVEPYRDRLMTLGMVLVAASIAAAPSVLIESVPAWTVAVAWAFGCFGMGLVISSTSVLLLHLSAPEDAGTNSAALQISDGLSNVVLLAAGGAAFAALGGGTVSHAATGASGAGSHPAAFAAVFLPMAGVALVGAWVTTRVRER; encoded by the coding sequence ATGACTGCCCTCGAGCCGCGCGACGCCGGTGTCGCGAAGAGATCCGATGTCCCCCCGGTCCCCGAGTCCGAGGGAACCGTGCTGAGCCGGGACTATCGGGCCCTGAGCATCGGGATCGTCTCCGTCGTGCTGCTCATCGCCTTCGAGGCGACCGCCGTCGGGACGGCCATGCCGGTGGCGGCGCGGGAGCTGGACGGGGTGTCGCTGTACGCCTTCGCGTTCTCGGGGTACTTCACCACCAGCCTGTTCGGGATGGTGCTCGCGGGCCAGTGGTCGGACCGGCGCGGGCCGCTCGGCGCGCTCACCGCCGGGATCGCCTCCTTCGGGGCCGGGCTGCTGCTCGCCGGGACCGCGGGGGCGATGTGGCTGTTCATCCTCGGGCGGGCCGTGCAGGGGCTCGGCGGCGGGCTCGTGATCGTCGCGCTGTACGTCGTCGTCGGGCGGGCCTACCCCGAGCGGTTGCGGCCGGCGATCATGGCGGCGTTCGCGGCGAGCTGGGTCGTGCCGTCGATCGTGGGACCGCTGGCCGCCGGGGCGGTGACCGAGCAGCTGGGCTGGCGCTGGGTGTTCGTCGGGATTCCGGTGCTCGTCGTGTTTCCGCTCGCGCTCGCGCTGCCGCAGATACGGCGGCGGGCGGGAGGACCGGTCGACGCCTCCGCCCGCGGTACCTCGTTCGACCGGCGCCGGATCCGGCTCGCCCTCGGCATCTCACTCGGCGCGGGGCTGCTCCAGTACGCCGCCCAGGACCTGCGGTGGCTCTCCCTCGTCCCCGGCGTCGCGGGCGCCGCGCTCCTCGTGCCGGCCGTGCTCGGACTGCTCCCGCGCGGCACGTACCGGGCGGCGCGCGGACTGCCGTCCGTGGTGCTGCTGCGCGGGGTCGCGGCGGGGTCGTTCATCGCGGCCGAGTCCTTCGTGCCGTTGATGCTGGTCACCCAGAGGGGGCTGTCGCCGACGCTCGCCGGGTTCTCGCTCGCAGCCGGCGGGGGGACGTGGGCGCTGGGTTCGTGGATGCAGTCGCGGCCGCGGGTGGAGCCGTACCGGGACCGGTTGATGACGCTGGGGATGGTGCTGGTGGCGGCCTCCATCGCCGCGGCGCCGAGCGTGCTGATCGAGTCCGTGCCCGCCTGGACCGTCGCCGTGGCATGGGCGTTCGGCTGCTTCGGGATGGGGCTGGTGATCTCCTCCACGAGCGTGCTGCTGCTCCATCTCTCCGCCCCCGAGGATGCCGGTACGAACTCCGCAGCCCTCCAGATCTCCGACGGCCTGTCCAACGTCGTGCTCCTGGCCGCCGGAGGCGCCGCCTTCGCCGCCCTGGGTGGTGGCACGGTGAGCCATGCGGCCACGGGGGCGTCCGGCGCCGGGTCGCATCCGGCGGCGTTCGCGGCGGTGTTCCTGCCGATGGCGGGGGTGGCGTTGGTGGGGGCTTGGGTGACCACTCGGGTGCGGGAGCGGTGA